A genomic window from Massilia sp. METH4 includes:
- a CDS encoding nucleoside recognition domain-containing protein — MSLNYIWAGFFLVGFAAALAQWIFLGDTEIFKKIIDGTFDSARSAVMDIALPLAGVMTLWLGIMNIGEKAGAIAWFAKVISPFFSRIFPEVPKDHPATGHMVMNFSANLLGLDNAATPFGLKAMESLQSLNPNKDTASNAQIMFLVLHTSGLTLIPLAIMAQRAILGARDPSDIFIPCLIATYVATVAGIIAVSIRQKINLFDSVLLSWIGGITAAILAMIWYFTNFLTKTEIETVSKVVSNLILMGVITVFLVGAMRKKVNVYEAFIEGAKGGIQTSITVIPYLVGMLVAIGVFRNAGVFGFIVSGFEWLFSSLGMNTDFVPALPTALMKPLSGSGSKAMMIDAMQTYGPDSFVGRLACIFQGSADTTFYIVALYFGSVGIRKTRYAISCGLIADLAGVITAICVAYVFFG; from the coding sequence GGCGCGCAGCGCCGTGATGGATATCGCCCTCCCGCTGGCCGGCGTGATGACGCTGTGGCTCGGCATCATGAACATCGGCGAAAAGGCCGGCGCCATCGCCTGGTTCGCGAAAGTGATCTCCCCCTTCTTCTCGCGCATCTTCCCCGAAGTGCCGAAGGACCACCCGGCGACCGGCCACATGGTGATGAATTTCTCGGCCAACCTGCTGGGCCTGGACAACGCCGCCACGCCGTTCGGCCTGAAGGCGATGGAAAGCCTGCAATCGCTGAACCCGAACAAGGATACCGCCAGCAATGCGCAGATCATGTTCCTGGTGCTGCATACCTCCGGCCTCACCCTGATCCCGCTGGCGATCATGGCGCAGCGCGCGATCCTGGGTGCCAGGGACCCGTCGGACATCTTCATTCCCTGCCTGATCGCCACCTACGTGGCCACCGTGGCCGGCATCATCGCGGTGTCGATCCGCCAGAAGATCAACCTGTTCGACTCCGTGCTGCTGTCCTGGATCGGCGGCATCACGGCCGCCATCCTGGCGATGATCTGGTATTTCACGAACTTCCTCACGAAGACGGAGATCGAGACAGTATCGAAAGTCGTCAGCAACCTGATCCTGATGGGCGTGATCACCGTGTTCCTGGTGGGCGCGATGCGCAAGAAGGTCAACGTCTACGAAGCCTTCATCGAAGGCGCGAAGGGCGGCATCCAGACGTCGATCACCGTGATTCCCTACCTGGTCGGCATGCTGGTGGCGATCGGCGTGTTCCGTAACGCGGGTGTGTTCGGCTTCATCGTCAGCGGCTTCGAATGGCTGTTCTCGAGCCTCGGCATGAACACGGACTTCGTGCCGGCCTTGCCCACGGCGCTGATGAAGCCGCTGTCCGGCAGCGGCTCGAAGGCGATGATGATCGATGCGATGCAAACCTACGGCCCCGATTCCTTCGTGGGCCGCCTGGCCTGCATCTTCCAGGGCTCGGCCGACACCACGTTCTATATCGTGGCCCTGTATTTCGGCTCTGTGGGCATCCGCAAGACGCGCTATGCGATTTCCTGCGGCCTGATCGCCGACCTGGCCGGCGTGATCACCGCGATCTGCGTGGCCTATGTGTTCTTTGGTTAA
- the dacB gene encoding D-alanyl-D-alanine carboxypeptidase/D-alanyl-D-alanine-endopeptidase, whose translation MRLRHLALIGLFIVGAARAELPEPVSRLAHAAGIPEAAIGAVVLRGDTILVSNEADRPMVPASTMKVLTAVVALEELGPAFRGRTELRSKGEIEGGVLKGDLLVRGGADLDFTEDALVHMLERLRALGVRKIAGDLVLDRQLFQPARMDIGRQQFDDAPEAYYNVVPDALLLNMNLLTVDMDSTGKGRVKAAALPELDRVAVRSEQTLVDAACASWEDGWKPPTVAKHGERLTVVLHGTFPRNCRQTYRINVLDRDDYADRLIRATWKRLGGTIAGRTRAVDLAEHTSMLAAAATAQGAIGTSDVEAPEALPNGMDADGTRLLAQHVSRSLPELVRDMMKISDNAWARTLFLALGSLQKDDTLGSRPLPAGQRLAMLMVANGGTGGSTTPGGGGDAAMPATTQARAEAVMRDWFKRHGIDDSGMVVENGAGLSRIERVRPVQLAAVLAAASESPWAPEFQASLPIVAVDGTMKRRLKGTQAAARARIKTGTLRNGVAVAGYVPDANGEPCIVVAIINHDNIDHAAGRGIVDALIEWTANSSGGNAM comes from the coding sequence ATGCGCTTGCGTCACCTGGCCCTGATTGGCCTGTTCATCGTTGGCGCCGCGCGCGCCGAATTGCCGGAGCCGGTGTCCCGCCTGGCCCATGCGGCCGGCATTCCCGAAGCGGCGATCGGCGCCGTCGTGTTGCGCGGCGACACCATCCTCGTCTCGAACGAAGCCGACCGGCCGATGGTGCCGGCATCGACGATGAAGGTGCTCACGGCCGTCGTTGCGCTGGAAGAACTGGGCCCGGCGTTTCGCGGCCGCACCGAATTGCGCAGCAAGGGCGAGATCGAGGGCGGCGTGCTGAAAGGCGACCTGCTGGTACGAGGCGGCGCCGACCTGGACTTCACCGAAGATGCGCTGGTGCACATGCTGGAACGCCTGCGCGCGCTGGGCGTGCGCAAGATCGCCGGCGACCTGGTGCTGGACCGCCAGCTGTTCCAGCCGGCCCGCATGGACATCGGCCGGCAGCAGTTCGACGACGCGCCGGAAGCGTATTACAACGTGGTGCCCGATGCGCTGCTGCTGAACATGAACCTGCTGACGGTGGACATGGACTCGACTGGCAAGGGCCGGGTGAAGGCGGCGGCGCTGCCGGAGCTGGATCGCGTGGCGGTGCGCTCCGAGCAGACGCTGGTCGATGCCGCCTGCGCAAGCTGGGAAGACGGCTGGAAGCCGCCGACCGTGGCGAAGCACGGCGAGCGCCTGACCGTCGTCCTGCACGGCACCTTCCCCCGCAACTGCCGCCAGACCTACCGCATCAACGTGCTCGATCGCGACGATTATGCCGACCGCCTGATCCGCGCCACGTGGAAGCGCCTGGGCGGCACGATTGCCGGCAGGACGCGCGCGGTGGACCTGGCCGAGCACACGTCGATGCTGGCCGCCGCCGCGACGGCACAGGGCGCGATCGGCACCAGCGATGTGGAAGCTCCCGAGGCGCTGCCGAACGGCATGGACGCCGACGGCACGCGCCTGCTCGCCCAGCACGTTTCCCGCTCGCTGCCCGAACTGGTGCGCGACATGATGAAGATTTCGGACAATGCCTGGGCCCGCACGCTGTTCCTGGCGCTGGGCAGCCTGCAAAAGGATGACACGCTGGGCAGCCGCCCGCTGCCGGCCGGACAAAGGCTGGCGATGCTGATGGTGGCGAACGGCGGCACTGGCGGCAGCACGACACCGGGCGGCGGTGGCGACGCGGCCATGCCCGCCACCACGCAAGCGCGCGCCGAAGCGGTGATGCGCGACTGGTTCAAGCGCCATGGCATCGACGACAGCGGCATGGTGGTGGAAAACGGCGCGGGCCTGTCGCGCATCGAACGCGTGCGGCCCGTGCAATTGGCGGCCGTGCTGGCGGCCGCCAGCGAATCCCCGTGGGCCCCGGAATTCCAGGCCAGCCTGCCGATCGTGGCCGTCGACGGCACGATGAAGCGGCGGCTGAAAGGCACCCAGGCCGCCGCGCGCGCCCGCATCAAGACGGGAACGCTGCGCAACGGCGTGGCGGTGGCCGGCTATGTGCCGGACGCGAACGGCGAGCCATGCATCGTGGTGGCCATCATCAATCACGACAATATCGACCACGCCGCCGGGCGCGGCATCGTCGATGCGCTGATCGAGTGGACGGCGAACAGCAGCGGCGGCAACGCGATGTGA
- a CDS encoding M15 family metallopeptidase: MTAPVAATITSEQVPGHPDYRHLASIAGIRVDLRYATRDNFVGRDLYSPLDCAWLHREAAAAIERAVARLAELRSGCTLVILDALRPHRVQEQLWEALAGTDLRMYLADPARGSIHSFGMAVDVTIVDEAGRELDMGTGFDDMTELSHPALEEEMLACGRLSAGQAANRQLLRDAMFSAGFVGIKTEWWHFDCGDRERVRAVYTRVL; encoded by the coding sequence ATGACAGCCCCGGTTGCCGCCACGATCACCAGCGAGCAGGTGCCGGGCCACCCGGACTACCGGCACCTGGCGTCGATCGCCGGCATCCGCGTCGACCTGCGCTATGCGACCCGCGACAATTTCGTGGGCCGCGACCTGTACTCGCCGCTCGACTGCGCGTGGCTGCACCGCGAGGCCGCCGCAGCGATCGAGCGGGCCGTCGCCCGGCTGGCGGAACTGCGGTCCGGCTGCACGCTGGTCATCCTCGATGCGCTGCGCCCGCACCGCGTGCAGGAACAGCTATGGGAAGCGCTCGCCGGCACCGACCTGCGCATGTACCTGGCCGATCCGGCGCGCGGTTCCATCCACTCGTTCGGCATGGCGGTGGACGTGACGATCGTCGACGAAGCTGGGCGCGAACTGGACATGGGCACCGGCTTCGACGACATGACGGAGCTGTCGCACCCGGCGCTGGAGGAGGAGATGCTGGCCTGCGGCCGGCTGAGCGCCGGGCAGGCCGCCAACCGGCAATTGCTGCGCGACGCCATGTTCAGCGCCGGCTTCGTGGGCATCAAGACTGAGTGGTGGCACTTCGACTGCGGCGACCGGGAACGGGTGCGCGCCGTCTATACCCGCGTGCTATAG
- a CDS encoding LysR substrate-binding domain-containing protein gives MRLRHIEVFHAIMQVGTISGAAQVLHISQPAVTKVLQHCELQLGMPLFERVRGKLYPKPEAHRLFAETEKLNRDLQGIRRLAASLKGRAVETIRMVSTPTLAISVLPDAMSEWRRDFPTTRCELATHHTSEIVNMLRLGEADFGLSLQDPRHPGIVAEPIAQGVMTAIAPPGTWRDDELALPLSPCGLQGELIGYADNDPLGELVVAACEAQGIHPTFRTVVQTYQIARSLVQAGGGMAVVDPFTAASSSRIQRRPLTPAIGIQLYLLTAGHSPLSHGARQLADCIAQAARTCLGTA, from the coding sequence ATGCGCCTGCGCCACATCGAAGTCTTCCACGCCATCATGCAGGTCGGCACCATCAGCGGTGCCGCCCAGGTGCTGCATATCTCGCAGCCGGCGGTCACGAAAGTGCTGCAGCACTGCGAGCTGCAGCTCGGCATGCCGCTGTTCGAGCGCGTGCGCGGCAAGCTGTATCCCAAGCCGGAAGCGCACCGGCTGTTCGCCGAAACGGAAAAGCTGAACCGCGACCTGCAAGGCATCCGCCGGCTGGCCGCGAGCCTGAAGGGCCGCGCCGTGGAGACGATCCGGATGGTGTCGACGCCGACGCTGGCGATCTCGGTGCTGCCGGATGCGATGAGCGAGTGGCGCCGCGATTTCCCCACCACCCGCTGCGAACTGGCCACGCACCACACGAGCGAAATCGTCAACATGCTGCGGCTGGGCGAAGCGGATTTCGGGCTGTCGCTGCAGGATCCGCGCCACCCCGGCATCGTCGCCGAACCGATTGCGCAGGGCGTGATGACGGCCATCGCGCCACCCGGCACGTGGCGCGACGACGAGCTGGCGCTGCCGCTGTCGCCGTGCGGCCTGCAGGGCGAGTTGATCGGCTATGCCGACAACGACCCGCTGGGCGAACTGGTGGTGGCCGCCTGCGAGGCGCAGGGCATCCACCCCACGTTTCGCACCGTGGTGCAGACGTACCAGATCGCCCGCTCGCTCGTCCAGGCCGGGGGCGGCATGGCCGTCGTCGACCCGTTCACCGCCGCGTCGTCCTCGCGCATCCAGCGGCGGCCTTTAACCCCCGCGATCGGCATCCAGCTGTACCTGCTGACGGCCGGGCATTCGCCGCTGTCGCACGGTGCCCGCCAGCTGGCCGACTGCATCGCGCAGGCGGCCCGTACCTGCCTGGGCACGGCATGA
- a CDS encoding N-acetylmuramoyl-L-alanine amidase, whose protein sequence is MKKILLASLFAAALAGCATTPPAPPYKVDHSLTAKGQASRVRFIVLHYTVADLQRSIMLLTEKDVSAHYLLTDEPQPKFYALVDEKNAAWHAGLSSWKSFTNLNNSSIGIEIVNPGFALAPDGRRVYQPFAQAQIDQLIPLLKDLVKRHNVAPENILAHSDIAPQRKQDPGPLFPWKQLADAGLILWPDANQVALHKARFETALPDIAWFQQKLAQHGYAVPNTGVLDEATHNVLVAFQTKYRQANWDGWPDAESAAILEVLTAPKPPAPPAPAATAAKPTQP, encoded by the coding sequence ATGAAGAAGATCCTGCTCGCCTCCCTGTTCGCCGCCGCGCTGGCCGGCTGCGCCACCACCCCGCCCGCGCCGCCCTACAAGGTCGACCATTCGCTGACGGCCAAGGGCCAGGCGAGCCGCGTGCGCTTCATCGTGCTGCACTACACGGTGGCCGATCTGCAGCGCTCGATCATGCTGCTCACGGAAAAGGATGTCAGCGCCCATTACCTGCTCACGGACGAGCCGCAGCCGAAGTTCTACGCCCTCGTCGATGAAAAGAACGCGGCCTGGCATGCTGGCCTGTCGAGCTGGAAGTCGTTCACGAACCTGAACAACAGCTCGATCGGCATCGAGATCGTCAACCCCGGCTTCGCGCTCGCGCCGGACGGCCGCCGTGTCTATCAGCCCTTCGCCCAGGCGCAGATCGACCAGCTGATCCCGCTGCTGAAGGACCTGGTGAAACGCCATAACGTGGCACCGGAAAACATCCTCGCCCACTCCGATATCGCGCCGCAGCGCAAGCAGGACCCCGGCCCGCTGTTCCCGTGGAAGCAACTGGCGGACGCGGGCCTGATCCTGTGGCCGGACGCAAACCAGGTGGCGCTGCACAAGGCGCGCTTCGAGACGGCGTTGCCCGATATCGCATGGTTCCAGCAAAAGCTGGCGCAGCACGGCTACGCGGTGCCGAACACCGGCGTGCTGGATGAAGCCACGCACAATGTGCTGGTGGCGTTCCAGACCAAGTACCGGCAAGCGAACTGGGATGGCTGGCCCGACGCGGAGAGCGCGGCGATCCTGGAAGTGCTGACCGCGCCGAAACCGCCCGCACCGCCGGCACCGGCAGCCACGGCCGCCAAGCCGACCCAACCCTGA
- a CDS encoding BadF/BadG/BcrA/BcrD ATPase family protein produces the protein MDTGLGIDAGGTQTRWALADATGAIVAEGRVAGSSALQMASADGRARLRATFEALAANVLAHGRPRRITAGLTGFGGDSTVLTGWLAELLGVAPRDISLCNDIEIAYLDAFAPGGGYLVYAGTGSIAAFIDADGTFHRAGGRGVVLDDAGGGFWIAREAMRRIWRREDEQPGAWQASPLAHAVFDHVGGSDWSFSRQFIYTRERGEIGQLALAVARSAAGDGEARAILRQAGIELARLARALVARFGARPVVLSGRAAELHPLIAQAMREALPASLAMEQRTARPHAAAARLAARPH, from the coding sequence ATGGACACCGGCCTGGGCATCGACGCGGGCGGCACGCAAACGCGCTGGGCGCTCGCCGACGCCACCGGCGCCATCGTCGCCGAAGGCCGCGTGGCCGGTTCTTCCGCCTTGCAGATGGCCAGCGCCGACGGACGCGCACGGCTGCGCGCCACGTTCGAGGCGCTGGCCGCCAACGTGCTGGCGCACGGCCGCCCGCGCCGTATCACGGCCGGGCTGACGGGATTCGGCGGCGACAGCACCGTGCTCACGGGCTGGCTGGCCGAATTGCTCGGCGTGGCGCCACGCGACATCAGCCTGTGCAACGATATCGAAATCGCCTACCTGGACGCGTTCGCGCCGGGCGGCGGCTACCTCGTCTATGCCGGCACCGGCTCCATTGCCGCGTTCATCGATGCCGATGGCACGTTCCACCGCGCCGGCGGCCGGGGCGTGGTGCTGGACGATGCCGGCGGCGGTTTCTGGATCGCGCGCGAAGCGATGCGCCGCATCTGGCGCCGCGAGGATGAGCAGCCGGGCGCCTGGCAGGCATCGCCGCTGGCTCACGCGGTGTTCGACCACGTGGGCGGCAGCGACTGGTCGTTTTCGCGGCAGTTCATCTACACGCGCGAACGGGGCGAGATCGGGCAGCTGGCGCTGGCGGTGGCCAGGAGCGCGGCCGGGGATGGGGAGGCGCGCGCGATCCTGCGCCAGGCCGGCATCGAGCTGGCCCGGCTGGCCCGGGCACTGGTCGCGCGCTTCGGCGCGCGGCCCGTCGTGCTGTCGGGCCGCGCGGCCGAGCTGCATCCGCTCATCGCGCAGGCGATGCGGGAAGCACTGCCGGCATCGCTGGCAATGGAACAAAGAACGGCGCGGCCGCATGCGGCGGCCGCGCGCCTGGCCGCAAGGCCGCACTGA